The DNA region TCGGCATCCGCCGCCCCGTAGTACTGCTTCGTGAACCCACGGTCGTTCACGGTCGCCAGCGGCGTCGCATCGGTCACTGTCACCGTGATGTTGAAGGTCTGGCTGTCCAGCTCGCCATCGCTCGCATAAAGCCGCAGCGTGTAGACCCCCGCCGCACTGAACAGCGGCCGGATCACCAGGTCGCCGTCGTCATTGTCCAGGAAATACACCGACCGGCGCGTCTGCGAGCCGTAGAGCCAAAGCGAATCGCCCTCGGCATCGGCAAAGTACAGGTCGGGCGAAAGCCGCAGCTCCTGCCCTTCCGCCAAGGTCAGCTCCAGCGGCGCAGCCGCCTGCACCTGCACGAAGGGTGCGGTGTTCCCGATCCCGGCATCCGGCGTGCCGGTCATGATCTCCATCAGCTCCTCAAAGAACCGGTGCCCGTAGTCCACCAGCGACTCGCCGGTGAAGTGAACGCCATTCAGGTCGTCCGAGGTCAGTCCGGTCGAAGAGACAAAGCGCAGGAACGGATCGTCCCGCATTGCCAGTTCCATCAGCTGCATCGCCTGGTTCTGCGTTGCATGAACGCCCTCGCGCGACAGCTCGCCGATCAGCATGGTCATGGCATCGCCAGCCCAGGACGCGCTGCGCACCTGGCCGATGAACTCGGTCAGCAGCGTCACGAAATCGGCCGTCTTGATGGGAAAGTCGCTTTCACCCTGCAACCAGATGAAGTTGTCGGCATGATCCTGCCCCACCAGGGCAAGTGCAGCCGACACGCGGGCATCCAGCGTATCCCAGTTTGTGCCCGTCCCGCTTTCCAGCCAGGTGTCGATGCGCGAGCCGTTGACCGGCGCCGCCACCACCAGCACCGGCCGCCCCAATGTCTCGGCCAACTCGTTGGCATAGGGCAGGTAAAGGTTGTTGCGCGAGTTGGCATAGTACGAAGGCACGATGCTGCCGCTGGCCGCGTCGTACATCATCACGTTCGGGTCCAGCTCCTGCGCGGCCCCGCCCGCCCCGCCCACCATGTTCGACTGGCCGCCGGCAACCACCACATAATAGTCCGGCGACCACCAGGCACCGTCGCCGTCCTGATACCGGAAATCCTCGTGCAGCGGCGCCGTGGCACGCTGCTTGTAGGTTACCCCGTCGATCGAGACTTCCGTCAGGCTGCTGGCCAGCCCGCTCGAAAGGAAATCCGCAAAGGTCGCAAACTCGGCCATACTGAACCCGCACCAGAACTGTCAGGATTGTGTCAAACTCGGGGCATACTGCCCCATTTCCGCCGAAGATGCGCCACCGAATAGTCGGCCTTCCGGGTCCGATCAGGAAACAGTGAAGGCTTGTGAAGGAAACCCGATCCCTCGGTCCCAGTATTCAGGCCGATAAGGCTTGACCCGACAGCCCCCTGACGGCTCAATCCCGCCCGGACGCGCCAAAGGCCATTCGGCCGATTCCCGTATTGGAGGACCCATGTCCGATCTCGTCATTATCGCCTTCCCCGACGAAGCCACCGCCTTCGAGGCCCGTGCCGAGCTGATGAAGCTCCAGAAGGAATACCTCATCGAGATGGAGGATGCGGTCGTCATCACCCGCAGCGAGGATGGGGCGGTGCGCCTGCACCAGCCGATCAACCTCACCGGCGCGGGCGCCGTCTCGGGCACGCTCTGGGGCGGCCTGGTCGGGCTGATCTTCCTCAACCCGCTTCTGGGTGCGGCCATCGGCGCCGGCGCCGGCGCCATCTCGGGCGCCCTCACCGACATCGGCATCGAGGACAAGTTCCTCAAGGAAGTCGGCCAGTCGCTCGACAAGGGCGGCTCCGCCCTGGCCGTTCTGATCCGCAAGATGACCGCCGACAAGGTGCTGGAACGCATGTCGGCCTTCCTGGGCAAGGGCCGTGTGCTTCAGACCTCGCTGTCCGAAGCCCAGGAAAAGGCACTTGAAGCCGCCATCCAGCCGCCGGCCCCTCCGGCCGCCTGAGCCTGCACCACAAGACCGGGCGGGCGGGCTTCGGCCCGCCCGTTCCATTTGTGGCCGTCAGACGAAGATCATCGTGCTGTCGTTCAGGTCGGCCAGCGCCGCATGATAGATCACGATCTGGTCGGTCCCGATGGTGAAGCGCAGGCCCCAGGTCTGGCTGGTGACAAAGCTCTGCACCTTCGAAGCCGCCAGAAACTCGGCCGCCGAGTCGATCCCGGCCCAGCCGGACAACTCGATCCGGTCCTCCGCGGCCTCGAAGTCCTGGACCCCGCAATAGCTGTCGCCGGCCACAAAGACGAAGACATCCGCGCCCGCGCCGCCATAGTACTGGTCGCGCCCCGTGCCGCCCTCCAGCCGGTCGTCGCCCGCATCGCCCACCAGCTTGTCGTCGCTCGCCCCGCCCTGCAGCAGGTCGTCGCCATCGCCGCCGTAGAGCTGGTCCTTGTCCTCGCCCCCGCGCAGCACGTCCTCCGCCCCGCCGCCATACAGACGGTCGGCCCCGCGTCCCCCGTCCATCACGTTGGCGCCGGCATTGCCGGTCAGCATGTTGGCCAGGTCGTTGCCCGTCACGCCAAAGGCCGCCTCGCCCGCCAGCGTCACCCGCAGCACCGCCGGCGCCAGCGCCAGCTCGCCGGCCACCCCGGCCCCGCCCCGGATGGTCAGGTTGTCCGCCGTGACCTCCAGCGCATGTCCCGCAGGCATCGCCCCTGCCGACAGGATGTCCAGGCCGCGCGACGCGGTAATCGCCGCCATCGCATCCTCGGCGGTGGCCCAGGACGACAGAAGCCGCCCAAAGCTGTTCGTCCCGATGGTCGCCCCCGGCAGCGCCTCCAGCACCGTCAGCGTCAGTGTCCAGCGCGGCCCGTCCAACTGGCCGTCGCTCGCATAGACATACAGCACATGCGTCCCGGTCGCGTCGAACCCCGGCTTGATCACCAGGTCGCCGCCCTCGTTGTCCAGGAAATACGGCGCCCGCTTGCCAAGCGCACCATAAAGCCAAAGCGCATCGCCCTCGGCATCCGAAAAGAACAGATCCGCCGAAAGGTGCAGTTCCTCGCCCTCGTGGACCACCAGAGAAACCGGCGCGCCAGGCTTCACGTCCAGATAAGGCGCGCTGTTCGGCACCGCCGGCGTTTCCTCCAGGATGGCCATCAGCGCCGCAAAGAAGCGGTGGCCGAATTCCACCAGCGCCTCGCCGTCGAAATGCACGCCCACCGTGTCAAAGGCATTCAGCCCGACAGACGACACGAACCGCAGAAGCGCATCGCCCGACATCGATTGTTCCAGCATCTGCAACGCTGTGTTCTGCGCCGAATTCACCCCCTCGCGTGACAACTCGCCCACCAGCACCGCCATCGCATCCCCGGCCCAATCCGCCCCCCGCACCTGAGCGATAAAGGCCGTCATCAGCGCGGCATAGGTGGCCGGTGTCAGCGGGTAGTCGCTTTCACCCTGCTGCCACAGGAAACTGTCCACATGGTCCTGCCCGGCCAGGGCCAGCGCCGCCCGCACATCGGCATCCAGCGCATCCCAGTTGACCCCCGACCCGGTCTCCAGCCAGCTGTCGATCCGCGATCCGCTCACCGGCCCGGCAATCACCAGAACCGGCCGCCCCAGGCTTTGCGCGATGTCATTGGCAAAGGGGATATACAGGTTGTTGCGGATATTCGGGTAATCCCAGGCCTCGATCATTCCCGTTTCGGGATTGTAGACCATCACATTCCCGTCGACCGCCTGATCCCCGCCAGATCCCGCGCCCACCATGTTGGATTGGCCCGCCGCCACCACCACGAAATAATCCGGCGACCACCAGTCGCCCTCGGAATCCTGATGCCGGAAATCCTCGTGCAGGGGCTGGCTCGTGCGCTGGCGATAGATCACCCCGCCAATCATCACCTCGGTGACATCGCCGCCAATGCCATCGGCCAGGAATTCATCAAAGTTGGAATAGGACAGCACCGGACATAACCCCTTACCAGTACGACTCACCACACGCGCCCGAATTGCACCGCGCCAGACTATTCATGATTGTGGCGAAATCTGGGCAACCCCACCCGCCGCCACCCTTGACGCCAGCCGTCCGACACCGCTTATGCTCACCCCATGGCCGCCAGGGACCCCTCCAGACCGCGCAAGCCGCGCGCCCGCAAAGCCGCGGCCGACGCCCCGCCGCCGCCGGCCCCGCCGCGCCCGCTGCGCTGGCTCCTGCGCTGGACGGCCCGCGCCCTTCTGGGCCTCGCCGCCGCGGCGCTCGCGCTCATCCTGCTCTACAGCGTGGTCAACCCGCCCACCAACCTCTACCAAGTCTCCGAATCCGCCCGCCTCGGCGGGATCGAGCAGGAGTGGGTCCCCTTCGACCAGATCGCCCCTGTCATGGCCCGCTCCGCCGTCGCGGCAGAAGACGCGAACTTCTGCCTGCACTGGGGCTTCGACATGGCGGCCATCCGCGCGGCGATGGATGACGGCGCCGGCCGCGGCGCCTCGACCATCACCCAGCAAGTGGTGAAGAACGTCTTCCTCTGGCAGGGCCGCAGCTGGCTGCGCAAGGCGATCGAGGCCGGGCTCACCCCGGGTGTCGAGCTTGTCTGGTCCAAGCGCCGAATCCTGGAAATCTACCTCAATGTGGCCGAATTCGGCGAAGGCATCTTCGGCGTGCAGGCCGCGGCCCGGCACTATTTCGACACCGACGCCGCCAACCTCACCGCCGCGCAGTCCGCCCTTCTCGCCGCCGTTCTGCCCGACCCGAAGGGCCGCAACCCGGCCAAGCCCGGCCCCTTCACGCGCAAGCGCGCCCGGCAGATCGCGGACGGGGCCGAAACCATCCTGCAGGACGGTCGCGCCGCCTGCTTCGAAGGCTGATTTCCCTTCCGCAGTTGAAATCTGCCGCCCGGCGCGGCAAGAGGATGCAGATGTATTCAGAACCGCCGGTCCGATGATCCGACTTTACCATTTTCCGCTCTCTCCCTTCTGCCGCAAGGTCCGCCTGACGCTGAAGGAAAAGCGGCTCGAGGCCGAGCTGATCGAGGAACGCTACTGGGAACAGTCGCCCGATTTCCTGCGCCGCAACCCGGCCGGCAAGGTGCCTGTGCTGCGCATGGACACCCGCGTGATGTCGGAAAGCCAGGCGATCTGCGAATATCTGGATGAAACCAACGCCGCCCCCGCCCTCATGCCGCGCGACCCCGAGGGCCGGTACGAGGTGCGCCGCCTCTGCGCCTGGTTCGACGACAAGTTCCACGAGGAAGTCACGTCGAAACTGCTGTACGAGCGCGTGAACAAGAAGATCATGGGCCTCGGCTACCCGGATTCCAAGAACGTCAAGGCCGGCGCCACCCGCATCAAGTATCACCTCGACTACATGGGCTGGCTTCTGGATCAGCGCCGCTGGCTCGCCGGCGACGCGATGACGCTCGCCGATTTCACCGCCGCCGCGCATCTGTCCTGTCTCGATTACATCTCGGACGTGGACTGGAACCGCAACGCCACGGTCAAGGACTGGTACGCCAAGATCAAGTCGCGCCCCTCCTTCCGCACCCTCCTGCAAGACCAGATCCCCGGCTTCCCCCCGCCCGCGCATTACGCCGACCTCGATTTCTGAGGCGCCCCGCGACGGAAACCCGCCCGCCCGACGTTCCACATATGCATCGAATCGCATATGTGGAGAACATCATGACACGGCTCGCCCTTCTCGCCCTCGCCTTCGCGCTTGGCACTGGCGCGGCCACTGCCCAGCAAGGCAATCCGGGGGCCAATTTCATCACCCAATGGGATGCCGACGAGGATGGCATCGTCAGTCTCGAAGAAGTCCAGACCCGCCGCGGCGACCTGTTCACCACCTTCGACGCCGATGAAGACGGCCAGCTTTCCGCCGAGGAATTCGTCGTGATCGACGAAAGTCGCACAGCCAACCAGGCCGCGATGCAAGAGCAGGCCGGGGGTGGTCAGGGCCGCGGCCTGATGGATCAGGAACCCGACCGTGCCCTGATCGACACCAATGCCGACGGTCTCGTCAGCCGCGACGAATTTCTTGCCGCCACCGCGCTGTTCATGTCCATGCGTGACCGCAACGGCGACAACCAGATCACCGCGGAAGACTTCGGCCGCGGCGGCTGAGGAAAGGCACGCGGCCGATCTCCCGCTCCCGCCCTCCCCCTTGAGGAGAGGGTCGGGGAGGGGGACACCGTATGCAAAGCAATGTCCGCGAGCCACTAGCGCGCCAGGCTGTCCCCTTGTGCCCCTTCGTCGCCCCGCAACGGCGGGGCGATGTTGCGGATGCCGTGCTCCAGGCTCAGGGCGTCGAAGGCGGCGCTTTCAGTGGCTCCAAGAGTCATGCCACTGGCAAAGAAATCCTCAATCCGCGCCGCCGGCTGAAACACCAGAATCATCTGCGTTGGCACGGCCAGAACGCGAAAAGCATGGGGCACGCCGCGCGGGCCGAACACGCTGTCGCCCGGCCCGGCGCGAAAGATCCGCTCACCCACGCGGAACAGAACTTCGCCCTCCAGCACTAGGAACCATTCGTCCTGTGCCTCATGTACATGCACCGGCGGCCCGCCCGG from Neotabrizicola shimadae includes:
- a CDS encoding sialate O-acetylesterase — translated: MAEFATFADFLSSGLASSLTEVSIDGVTYKQRATAPLHEDFRYQDGDGAWWSPDYYVVVAGGQSNMVGGAGGAAQELDPNVMMYDAASGSIVPSYYANSRNNLYLPYANELAETLGRPVLVVAAPVNGSRIDTWLESGTGTNWDTLDARVSAALALVGQDHADNFIWLQGESDFPIKTADFVTLLTEFIGQVRSASWAGDAMTMLIGELSREGVHATQNQAMQLMELAMRDDPFLRFVSSTGLTSDDLNGVHFTGESLVDYGHRFFEELMEIMTGTPDAGIGNTAPFVQVQAAAPLELTLAEGQELRLSPDLYFADAEGDSLWLYGSQTRRSVYFLDNDDGDLVIRPLFSAAGVYTLRLYASDGELDSQTFNITVTVTDATPLATVNDRGFTKQYYGAADAEQALHLIAKSRGVDILSQAALPEDGRLDVDQDNLTIRGGAGIHGTLELSDVAVRVTLAGSAAFDVETSDKATTVYGNGAGTMVTGGNGADRFYGYAGNDTLRGGAAVDYLYGGADADELWGEQGDDRLYGEAGSDVLTGGAGKNQYWGGTGADVFVFSKGEAMCLIQDFSRTDDHILISGRSGITDFASFLEEASVLSFSTSQAHGVRFTIDGEQLQLFGVTMADLTADRFLFG
- a CDS encoding DUF1269 domain-containing protein; amino-acid sequence: MSDLVIIAFPDEATAFEARAELMKLQKEYLIEMEDAVVITRSEDGAVRLHQPINLTGAGAVSGTLWGGLVGLIFLNPLLGAAIGAGAGAISGALTDIGIEDKFLKEVGQSLDKGGSALAVLIRKMTADKVLERMSAFLGKGRVLQTSLSEAQEKALEAAIQPPAPPAA
- a CDS encoding sialate O-acetylesterase — translated: MLSYSNFDEFLADGIGGDVTEVMIGGVIYRQRTSQPLHEDFRHQDSEGDWWSPDYFVVVAAGQSNMVGAGSGGDQAVDGNVMVYNPETGMIEAWDYPNIRNNLYIPFANDIAQSLGRPVLVIAGPVSGSRIDSWLETGSGVNWDALDADVRAALALAGQDHVDSFLWQQGESDYPLTPATYAALMTAFIAQVRGADWAGDAMAVLVGELSREGVNSAQNTALQMLEQSMSGDALLRFVSSVGLNAFDTVGVHFDGEALVEFGHRFFAALMAILEETPAVPNSAPYLDVKPGAPVSLVVHEGEELHLSADLFFSDAEGDALWLYGALGKRAPYFLDNEGGDLVIKPGFDATGTHVLYVYASDGQLDGPRWTLTLTVLEALPGATIGTNSFGRLLSSWATAEDAMAAITASRGLDILSAGAMPAGHALEVTADNLTIRGGAGVAGELALAPAVLRVTLAGEAAFGVTGNDLANMLTGNAGANVMDGGRGADRLYGGGAEDVLRGGEDKDQLYGGDGDDLLQGGASDDKLVGDAGDDRLEGGTGRDQYYGGAGADVFVFVAGDSYCGVQDFEAAEDRIELSGWAGIDSAAEFLAASKVQSFVTSQTWGLRFTIGTDQIVIYHAALADLNDSTMIFV
- the mtgA gene encoding monofunctional biosynthetic peptidoglycan transglycosylase, with translation MAARDPSRPRKPRARKAAADAPPPPAPPRPLRWLLRWTARALLGLAAAALALILLYSVVNPPTNLYQVSESARLGGIEQEWVPFDQIAPVMARSAVAAEDANFCLHWGFDMAAIRAAMDDGAGRGASTITQQVVKNVFLWQGRSWLRKAIEAGLTPGVELVWSKRRILEIYLNVAEFGEGIFGVQAAARHYFDTDAANLTAAQSALLAAVLPDPKGRNPAKPGPFTRKRARQIADGAETILQDGRAACFEG
- the fzlA gene encoding FtsZ-binding protein FzlA codes for the protein MIRLYHFPLSPFCRKVRLTLKEKRLEAELIEERYWEQSPDFLRRNPAGKVPVLRMDTRVMSESQAICEYLDETNAAPALMPRDPEGRYEVRRLCAWFDDKFHEEVTSKLLYERVNKKIMGLGYPDSKNVKAGATRIKYHLDYMGWLLDQRRWLAGDAMTLADFTAAAHLSCLDYISDVDWNRNATVKDWYAKIKSRPSFRTLLQDQIPGFPPPAHYADLDF
- a CDS encoding EF-hand domain-containing protein, with translation MTRLALLALAFALGTGAATAQQGNPGANFITQWDADEDGIVSLEEVQTRRGDLFTTFDADEDGQLSAEEFVVIDESRTANQAAMQEQAGGGQGRGLMDQEPDRALIDTNADGLVSRDEFLAATALFMSMRDRNGDNQITAEDFGRGG
- a CDS encoding cupin domain-containing protein, which translates into the protein MTHPGWIAAGEDRFGTPLRFLNGRFDVKVSAVDTDGALAVIDTLRDMPGGPPVHVHEAQDEWFLVLEGEVLFRVGERIFRAGPGDSVFGPRGVPHAFRVLAVPTQMILVFQPAARIEDFFASGMTLGATESAAFDALSLEHGIRNIAPPLRGDEGAQGDSLAR